Proteins from a genomic interval of Zingiber officinale cultivar Zhangliang chromosome 2A, Zo_v1.1, whole genome shotgun sequence:
- the LOC122043242 gene encoding uncharacterized protein LOC122043242 isoform X1: protein MEKLSLIDVTQEDDFLAPSPCGALIDPISPGFSQNNSGNNYLESVIKNSDKDVCQEKFIKQVDEVLKLSESPEQNQTKPGKYNLRKSLAWDSAFFTSEGVLNHEELAIVNSTFKKTESRSLPMILEDVRKSSESTSTLDNDCWTLENLEVDLFDNVRASIQKSFGSDDKASRSIKPSKKINPALAKVESISNSKKKSPGLTEHDYENKSKEATVVLASSGKSNSKMLLKPPRVLPKATPPTKTTCVPGNSQKRNGTTRDIAGNTINQESLTSLKKINAGPSNVNLRSSQSLKPSLNLVNNSGDKAKKSSQDLTRMKSSRTINRSAGPISSKTSIRPSGAKIVCREKKSAAISSKSKVNLSLTASPSSSFDSVASGSSTSTIFGFKSVANSIEGSSPPSLEGAENDEVYLSGLKSGAISEDLGRSQERCKQSELSKVNHQESCTNTNIGAKCFKPSGLKVPTPKIGYFDANKSITFNAKTSQTRQQPSTFKSTTGVRKVEVANKLKPGKIQLINKAIPQDCSKFQTSAPFQNPSRETSSPEQLPMHLGSNNSIVTSKAHLEMSSIDKDFCSPKGHTPCKGGLEVVQDNNLDSALPKPTRKDLDSDQHPDHLKELSVSIDRSSSLGTKNADVPSYLDAQEADTQKSHHSDLPTITGKENVFPAQ from the exons ATGGAGAAGCTCTCGCTGATCGACGTCACGCAGGAGGACGATTTCCTGGCTCCCTCACCTTGCGGCGCCTTGATCGATCCAATCTCGCCAG GCTTTTCTCAAAACAATTCAGGGAACAATTATCTTGAATCAGTAATTAAAAATTCTGATAAAGATGTTTGCCAAGAAAAATTCATCAAACAAGTAGACGAAGTGCTCAAACTTTCAGAGTCTCCTGagcaaaatcaaacaaaacctgGCAAATATAATTTGCGCAAAAGTTTAGCTTGGGATAGTGCTTTTTTTACCAGTGAAG GAGTTCTGAATCACGAAGAGCTGGCCATTGTGAATAGCACATTCAAGAAAACTGAATCTCGTTCACTACCTATGATTTTGGAAGATGTAAGAaagtcatcagagtcaacttcaaCTTTAGATAATGATTGCTGGACTTTAGAAAACCTTGAGGTAGATTTATTCGACAATGTAAGAGCCTCCATCCAAAAATCTTTTGGTAGCGACGACAAAGCTTCCAGATCGATAAAACCGAGCAAGAAAATAAATCCAG CATTGGCGAAAGTTGAATCCATATCTAATAGCAAG AAGAAGTCTCCAGGCCTCACTGAACATGATTACGAGAATAAATCTAAAGAGGCAACTGTTGTTTTG GCATCCAGTGGTAAATCTAATTCAAAGATGTTATTGAAGCCTCCAAGAGTTCTGCCTAAAGCAACTCCACCAACTAAGACAACTTGTGTTCCAGGAAATAGTCAGAAAAGAAACGGTACCACAAGAGATATTGCAG GGAACACAATTAATCAGGAATCTTTGACgtcattgaaaaaaataaatgcaGGACCTTCCAATGTTAACTTAAGATCCTCCCAATCTCTAAAACCTTCATTGAATTTGGTCAATAATTCAGGAGATAAAGCAAAGAAATCTTCCCAAGATTTAACAAGGATGAAAAGTTCTAGAACCATCAATCGTTCCGCTGGACCTATCTCTAGTAAAACATCTATAAGGCCAAGTGGAGCTAAAATTGTTTGCAGGGAAAAAAAGAGTGCTGCGATTTCTTCGAAGTCCAAAGTCAATCTATCTTTAACTGCTTCTCCAAGTTCCTCATTTGACAGTGTTGCTTCTGGATCTTCTACTTCAACTATTTTCGGCTTTAAATCAGTTGCCAATTCTATTGAAGGCAGTTCACCCCCTTCTTTAGAAGGTGCTGAAAATGATGAAGTTTATTTGTCTGGTCTCAAGTCAGGTGCCATTTCTGAAGATCTTGGACGTTCTCAAGAAAGATGCAAACAGTCTGAGCTATCAAAAGTGAATCATCAAGAGAGCTGCACTAACACAAACATTGGTGCCAAATGCTTCAAGCCATCAGGTCTGAAAGTGCCAACTCCAAAAATTGGTTATTTTGATGCG AATAAATCCATAACCTTCAATGCTAAAACATCTCAGACTCGCCAACAACCCAGTACTTTCAAATCCACTACTGGAGTACGTAAGGTTGAAGTAGCGAACAAATTAAAACCAGGCAAGATTCAGCTAATAAATAAGGCTATCCCTCAGGATTGTTCCAAATTTCAAACCTCTGCTCCATTTCAAAATCCATCAAGAGAAACTTCATCTCCTGAACAGCTACCTATGCATCTGGGATCCAACAACTCAATTGTCACATCAAAAGCACACTTGGAAATGAGCTCCATTGACAAGGATTTTTGTTCCCCAAAAGGTCATACGCCATGCAAGGGCGGCCTTGAAGTAGTCCAAGACAATAATCTGGATTCTGCACTGCCAAAACCAACAAGAAAAGACCTAGATTCTGATCAGCATCCAGACCACCTCAAAGAACTCTCAGTTTCTATTGATCGAAGTTCCAGTCTTGGTACAAAGAACGCAGATGTGCCATCTTATCTAGATGCACAGGAAGCAGATACTCAGAAGAGTCATCACAGTGATTTACCTACTATCACAGGAAAAGAAAATGTTTTCCCTGCACAATGA
- the LOC122043242 gene encoding uncharacterized protein LOC122043242 isoform X2 has protein sequence MEKLSLIDVTQEDDFLAPSPCGALIDPISPGNNYLESVIKNSDKDVCQEKFIKQVDEVLKLSESPEQNQTKPGKYNLRKSLAWDSAFFTSEGVLNHEELAIVNSTFKKTESRSLPMILEDVRKSSESTSTLDNDCWTLENLEVDLFDNVRASIQKSFGSDDKASRSIKPSKKINPALAKVESISNSKKKSPGLTEHDYENKSKEATVVLASSGKSNSKMLLKPPRVLPKATPPTKTTCVPGNSQKRNGTTRDIAGNTINQESLTSLKKINAGPSNVNLRSSQSLKPSLNLVNNSGDKAKKSSQDLTRMKSSRTINRSAGPISSKTSIRPSGAKIVCREKKSAAISSKSKVNLSLTASPSSSFDSVASGSSTSTIFGFKSVANSIEGSSPPSLEGAENDEVYLSGLKSGAISEDLGRSQERCKQSELSKVNHQESCTNTNIGAKCFKPSGLKVPTPKIGYFDANKSITFNAKTSQTRQQPSTFKSTTGVRKVEVANKLKPGKIQLINKAIPQDCSKFQTSAPFQNPSRETSSPEQLPMHLGSNNSIVTSKAHLEMSSIDKDFCSPKGHTPCKGGLEVVQDNNLDSALPKPTRKDLDSDQHPDHLKELSVSIDRSSSLGTKNADVPSYLDAQEADTQKSHHSDLPTITGKENVFPAQ, from the exons ATGGAGAAGCTCTCGCTGATCGACGTCACGCAGGAGGACGATTTCCTGGCTCCCTCACCTTGCGGCGCCTTGATCGATCCAATCTCGCCAG GGAACAATTATCTTGAATCAGTAATTAAAAATTCTGATAAAGATGTTTGCCAAGAAAAATTCATCAAACAAGTAGACGAAGTGCTCAAACTTTCAGAGTCTCCTGagcaaaatcaaacaaaacctgGCAAATATAATTTGCGCAAAAGTTTAGCTTGGGATAGTGCTTTTTTTACCAGTGAAG GAGTTCTGAATCACGAAGAGCTGGCCATTGTGAATAGCACATTCAAGAAAACTGAATCTCGTTCACTACCTATGATTTTGGAAGATGTAAGAaagtcatcagagtcaacttcaaCTTTAGATAATGATTGCTGGACTTTAGAAAACCTTGAGGTAGATTTATTCGACAATGTAAGAGCCTCCATCCAAAAATCTTTTGGTAGCGACGACAAAGCTTCCAGATCGATAAAACCGAGCAAGAAAATAAATCCAG CATTGGCGAAAGTTGAATCCATATCTAATAGCAAG AAGAAGTCTCCAGGCCTCACTGAACATGATTACGAGAATAAATCTAAAGAGGCAACTGTTGTTTTG GCATCCAGTGGTAAATCTAATTCAAAGATGTTATTGAAGCCTCCAAGAGTTCTGCCTAAAGCAACTCCACCAACTAAGACAACTTGTGTTCCAGGAAATAGTCAGAAAAGAAACGGTACCACAAGAGATATTGCAG GGAACACAATTAATCAGGAATCTTTGACgtcattgaaaaaaataaatgcaGGACCTTCCAATGTTAACTTAAGATCCTCCCAATCTCTAAAACCTTCATTGAATTTGGTCAATAATTCAGGAGATAAAGCAAAGAAATCTTCCCAAGATTTAACAAGGATGAAAAGTTCTAGAACCATCAATCGTTCCGCTGGACCTATCTCTAGTAAAACATCTATAAGGCCAAGTGGAGCTAAAATTGTTTGCAGGGAAAAAAAGAGTGCTGCGATTTCTTCGAAGTCCAAAGTCAATCTATCTTTAACTGCTTCTCCAAGTTCCTCATTTGACAGTGTTGCTTCTGGATCTTCTACTTCAACTATTTTCGGCTTTAAATCAGTTGCCAATTCTATTGAAGGCAGTTCACCCCCTTCTTTAGAAGGTGCTGAAAATGATGAAGTTTATTTGTCTGGTCTCAAGTCAGGTGCCATTTCTGAAGATCTTGGACGTTCTCAAGAAAGATGCAAACAGTCTGAGCTATCAAAAGTGAATCATCAAGAGAGCTGCACTAACACAAACATTGGTGCCAAATGCTTCAAGCCATCAGGTCTGAAAGTGCCAACTCCAAAAATTGGTTATTTTGATGCG AATAAATCCATAACCTTCAATGCTAAAACATCTCAGACTCGCCAACAACCCAGTACTTTCAAATCCACTACTGGAGTACGTAAGGTTGAAGTAGCGAACAAATTAAAACCAGGCAAGATTCAGCTAATAAATAAGGCTATCCCTCAGGATTGTTCCAAATTTCAAACCTCTGCTCCATTTCAAAATCCATCAAGAGAAACTTCATCTCCTGAACAGCTACCTATGCATCTGGGATCCAACAACTCAATTGTCACATCAAAAGCACACTTGGAAATGAGCTCCATTGACAAGGATTTTTGTTCCCCAAAAGGTCATACGCCATGCAAGGGCGGCCTTGAAGTAGTCCAAGACAATAATCTGGATTCTGCACTGCCAAAACCAACAAGAAAAGACCTAGATTCTGATCAGCATCCAGACCACCTCAAAGAACTCTCAGTTTCTATTGATCGAAGTTCCAGTCTTGGTACAAAGAACGCAGATGTGCCATCTTATCTAGATGCACAGGAAGCAGATACTCAGAAGAGTCATCACAGTGATTTACCTACTATCACAGGAAAAGAAAATGTTTTCCCTGCACAATGA